A genomic stretch from Streptococcus oralis includes:
- a CDS encoding twin-arginine translocase TatA/TatE family subunit, giving the protein MGILRDIGAPGLIIIVLGALLIFGPKRLPELGESIGKMLSEFKKAVKGVGDQDQEK; this is encoded by the coding sequence ATGGGAATCTTACGTGATATCGGTGCTCCAGGATTGATTATCATTGTTTTAGGGGCACTCTTAATCTTTGGACCAAAACGGTTACCAGAACTTGGTGAATCAATCGGTAAAATGCTGTCTGAGTTTAAAAAGGCAGTTAAAGGAGTTGGTGACCAAGATCAGGAAAAGTAA
- a CDS encoding aldose 1-epimerase family protein, which produces MVIEIKSDQLTVQFKTFGGALSSIKDRDGIEYLWQGDATYWSGQAPVLFPICGSLREDTAFYSHEDGTETKGTIPRHGLVRKKEFELVDQTENSVTFAIEDDQNSYQNYPYHFRLEITYILTGKTVRTQYKIFNKDTSKVMPYFIGGHPGFNCPLLDDEVYEDYYLEFEKEETCSVPRPFPETGMLDFQDRSPWLDSQKEVDLSYDLFSVDAVTLDELQSRTIALRSRKHEKGLKVHFQEFSNLIIWSTLNKGPFIAFEPWSGLSTSLEEGDHLEDKKNVRLLEPGQVDQIGFDIEVF; this is translated from the coding sequence ATGGTAATTGAAATCAAATCAGACCAATTGACGGTCCAATTTAAAACTTTTGGTGGCGCCTTGTCATCAATCAAGGATCGAGATGGAATTGAGTATCTGTGGCAAGGAGATGCCACCTATTGGAGTGGGCAAGCTCCAGTACTTTTTCCAATCTGTGGCTCTTTGAGAGAGGATACAGCCTTCTATAGCCACGAAGATGGAACGGAGACGAAAGGAACCATTCCGCGTCATGGTTTAGTCCGTAAAAAAGAATTTGAATTAGTTGATCAAACAGAAAACAGTGTGACCTTTGCCATCGAAGATGATCAGAATAGCTATCAAAACTATCCTTATCATTTCCGCCTAGAAATCACTTATATTCTTACTGGCAAGACAGTACGAACTCAATACAAAATATTTAATAAAGACACTAGCAAGGTCATGCCTTACTTTATTGGTGGACATCCAGGATTTAATTGTCCTCTACTTGATGATGAAGTCTATGAAGATTACTATTTAGAGTTTGAGAAAGAAGAGACTTGCTCTGTTCCACGTCCTTTCCCAGAAACAGGAATGTTAGACTTCCAAGATAGAAGTCCATGGTTGGATTCACAAAAGGAAGTGGACCTCAGTTACGATCTATTTAGTGTTGATGCAGTGACCCTCGATGAGTTACAATCCAGAACAATTGCCCTTCGTTCTCGTAAGCATGAGAAGGGATTAAAAGTACACTTCCAAGAGTTCTCAAATCTCATCATCTGGTCAACCTTAAATAAGGGGCCTTTCATTGCCTTTGAACCATGGTCAGGCTTATCAACTTCACTTGAAGAAGGAGATCATTTAGAAGATAAGAAAAACGTTCGTCTCTTGGAACCCGGTCAAGTGGATCAAATTGGCTTTGATATTGAAGTCTTTTAG
- a CDS encoding CTP--phosphocholine cytidylyltransferase yields MKAIILAAGLGTRLRPMTENTPKALVKVNQKPLVEYQIEFLKERGIDEIIIVVGYLKEQFDYLKEKYGVRLVFNDKYADYNNFYSLYLVKEDLANSYVIDADNYLFKNMFRNNLERSTYFSVYREDCENEWFLVYGDDYKVQDIIVDSKAGRILSGVSFWDAPTAEKIVGFIDKAYASGEFVDLYWENMVKDNIKELDVYVEELEGNSIYEIDSVKDYQKLEEILSSIN; encoded by the coding sequence GTGAAAGCAATTATCTTGGCAGCGGGGTTGGGAACTCGTCTGCGTCCTATGACTGAAAATACCCCCAAAGCCTTGGTTAAGGTCAACCAAAAACCCTTGGTAGAATACCAAATCGAATTTTTGAAAGAGAGAGGAATTGATGAGATTATTATCGTTGTTGGCTACCTCAAAGAACAATTTGACTACCTAAAAGAAAAATATGGTGTTCGTTTAGTCTTTAACGACAAGTATGCAGATTACAACAATTTTTACTCACTTTACCTTGTAAAAGAAGATTTAGCTAACAGCTATGTTATTGATGCGGATAATTATCTTTTCAAAAATATGTTTAGAAATAATCTTGAACGTTCTACCTATTTCAGTGTTTATCGTGAAGACTGTGAGAATGAATGGTTCTTGGTTTATGGTGATGACTATAAAGTTCAAGACATCATCGTTGATAGCAAGGCTGGTCGTATTCTGAGCGGCGTATCATTCTGGGATGCTCCAACTGCAGAAAAGATTGTTGGTTTTATTGACAAAGCCTATGCAAGTGGTGAGTTTGTTGATCTCTATTGGGAGAACATGGTTAAAGACAATATCAAGGAATTAGATGTGTATGTCGAAGAATTAGAAGGCAACAGCATCTATGAAATCGATAGTGTTAAGGACTATCAAAAGCTAGAAGAAATTTTATCTTCCATTAACTAA
- a CDS encoding 2-C-methyl-D-erythritol 4-phosphate cytidylyltransferase, translating to MIYAGILAGGTGTRMGISNLPKQFLELGDRPILIHTIEKFVLEPSIEKIVVGVHGDWVSHAEDLVDKYLSLHKDRIIITKGGADRNSSIEKIIEAIDAYRPITPEDIVITHDSVRPFITLRMIQDNITLAQDHDAVDTVVEAVDTIVESTNGQFITDIPNRAHLYQGQTPQTFRCKDFMDLYGSLSAQEKEILTDACKIFVIKGKDVALAKGEYSNLKITTVTDLKIAKSMIEKD from the coding sequence ATGATCTATGCAGGAATCCTAGCCGGAGGAACTGGCACACGCATGGGAATCAGTAATTTACCAAAGCAATTCTTGGAGTTGGGTGATCGTCCTATTTTGATCCACACAATCGAAAAATTTGTCTTGGAGCCAAGTATTGAAAAAATTGTAGTTGGAGTTCATGGAGATTGGGTATCACACGCTGAGGACTTGGTTGACAAGTATCTTTCTCTCCACAAGGATCGTATCATTATTACCAAAGGTGGTGCTGATCGTAATAGCAGTATTGAGAAGATTATAGAAGCCATTGATGCCTACCGTCCAATTACTCCAGAAGATATTGTGATTACCCACGACTCTGTTCGTCCATTTATCACACTTCGAATGATTCAGGACAATATCACGCTCGCTCAAGATCATGATGCAGTTGACACAGTAGTAGAAGCGGTCGACACCATTGTTGAAAGCACTAATGGCCAATTTATCACGGATATTCCAAATCGTGCTCATCTTTATCAAGGTCAAACACCTCAGACTTTCCGTTGCAAGGATTTCATGGATTTGTATGGTTCTCTATCTGCTCAAGAAAAGGAAATCCTGACGGATGCATGTAAGATTTTTGTTATCAAAGGAAAAGACGTTGCCCTAGCTAAAGGGGAATATTCAAATCTTAAAATCACAACTGTAACAGACTTGAAAATCGCGAAAAGTATGATTGAGAAAGACTAA
- a CDS encoding PTS sugar transporter subunit IIB, with translation MIKILAACGAGVNSSHQIKSALEEELANRGYDVHCDAVMVKDVNEDLMKGYDIFTPIAATDLGFEPGIPVIEAGPILFRIPAMSAPVFDNIEAAIKEHGLS, from the coding sequence ATGATTAAAATTCTCGCTGCCTGCGGTGCAGGTGTTAACTCAAGTCACCAAATTAAAAGTGCTCTTGAAGAAGAACTCGCAAATCGCGGTTACGATGTTCACTGTGATGCAGTTATGGTAAAAGATGTGAATGAAGACCTTATGAAAGGCTACGATATCTTTACACCAATCGCTGCAACAGATCTTGGCTTTGAACCAGGTATTCCAGTTATCGAAGCTGGACCAATCTTGTTCCGTATTCCAGCAATGAGCGCTCCTGTATTTGACAATATTGAGGCAGCTATCAAAGAACACGGACTAAGTTAA
- a CDS encoding DMT family transporter, whose translation MKNKNGVSFGLLSGIFWGLGLTISSYIFSIFTNLSPFVVAAAHDFLSIFILLAFLLVKEGKVRLSIFLNIRNVSVIIGALLAGPIGMQANLYAVKYIGSSLASSVSAIYPAVSVLLAFFILKHKVSKNTVFGILLIIAGIIAQTYKVEQVNSFYIGILCALVCAIAWGSESVLSSYAMESELSEIEALLIRQVTSFLSYLVIVLFSHHSFAEVADGQLLGLMLVFAACNMISYLAYYIAINRLQPAKATGLNVSYVVWTVLFSAMLLGTPLDMVTIITSLVVMAGVYIIIKE comes from the coding sequence ATGAAGAATAAAAATGGTGTCTCTTTCGGTCTGCTCTCGGGTATCTTCTGGGGACTAGGTCTGACAATTAGTTCTTATATCTTTTCAATTTTTACCAATCTTTCCCCCTTTGTGGTGGCGGCTGCTCATGATTTCTTGAGTATCTTTATCTTGTTAGCTTTTCTTTTGGTAAAAGAAGGAAAAGTTCGACTCTCGATTTTTCTAAATATTCGAAATGTCAGTGTTATTATCGGAGCCTTGCTAGCTGGACCTATAGGAATGCAAGCCAATCTTTATGCGGTTAAATATATCGGTAGTTCTCTTGCATCTTCAGTATCAGCTATCTACCCAGCAGTTTCTGTTTTACTAGCATTTTTCATTTTGAAACACAAGGTATCTAAGAATACTGTGTTTGGTATTTTGTTGATTATCGCTGGTATTATTGCCCAGACTTACAAAGTTGAGCAGGTTAATTCTTTTTATATCGGAATTCTTTGTGCATTAGTTTGTGCCATCGCCTGGGGAAGTGAAAGTGTCCTTAGTTCCTACGCCATGGAAAGTGAATTAAGTGAAATTGAAGCACTATTAATCCGCCAAGTAACCTCATTCTTGTCATATCTTGTCATTGTCCTCTTTTCTCATCATTCATTTGCAGAAGTAGCAGATGGGCAATTGCTGGGTTTGATGTTAGTCTTTGCAGCATGTAATATGATTTCATACCTAGCTTACTATATTGCTATCAATCGTCTGCAACCAGCAAAAGCAACTGGTTTGAACGTAAGCTATGTCGTTTGGACAGTATTGTTCTCAGCAATGCTTTTAGGAACACCACTCGATATGGTAACCATTATTACATCGCTTGTTGTCATGGCTGGTGTTTATATTATTATTAAAGAATAA
- a CDS encoding ribitol-5-phosphate dehydrogenase, with amino-acid sequence MINQIYQLTKPKFINVKYQEEDIDQENHILIRPNYMAVCHADQRYYQGKRDPKILAKKLPMAMIHESCGTVISDPTGTYEIGQKVVMIPNQPPMQSDKEFYENYMIGTYFLSSGYDGFMREFVSLPKDRVVSYNSIEDTVAAITEFVSVGMHAMDRFLNLAHSKRERIAVIGDGSLAFVVANIINYTLPEAEIIVIGRHWEKLELFSFAKECYITDNIPEDLTFDHGFECCGGDGTGPAINDLIRYIRPQGTILMMGVSEYKVNINTRDALEKGLLLVGSSRSGRVDFEKAIQMMEVKKFANRLKNILYIEEPVREIKDIHRVFATDLNTAFKTVFKWEV; translated from the coding sequence ATGATTAATCAAATTTATCAACTGACCAAACCAAAGTTTATCAATGTAAAATACCAAGAAGAGGACATTGATCAGGAGAATCATATCCTTATTCGTCCAAATTATATGGCAGTTTGTCATGCAGATCAACGTTACTATCAAGGAAAACGTGATCCAAAGATATTGGCTAAAAAGCTTCCTATGGCTATGATTCACGAGTCTTGTGGAACTGTTATTTCAGATCCAACCGGGACTTATGAAATCGGTCAAAAGGTAGTTATGATTCCTAATCAACCGCCTATGCAGAGTGACAAGGAGTTCTACGAAAACTACATGATAGGGACCTACTTCCTATCTAGTGGTTATGATGGCTTTATGCGAGAATTTGTCTCTCTGCCAAAAGATCGTGTTGTGTCTTATAATTCCATTGAGGACACAGTTGCAGCTATTACCGAGTTTGTAAGTGTTGGTATGCATGCTATGGATCGTTTCTTGAATCTTGCCCACAGCAAGCGAGAGCGTATTGCTGTTATCGGAGATGGTAGTTTGGCCTTTGTGGTTGCCAATATTATCAATTACACTCTACCAGAAGCAGAGATTATCGTGATTGGCCGCCATTGGGAAAAATTGGAGCTTTTCTCTTTTGCAAAAGAGTGCTACATCACGGATAATATTCCCGAGGATCTGACCTTTGATCATGGATTTGAATGTTGCGGTGGTGATGGCACAGGACCAGCTATCAATGATCTGATTCGTTACATCCGACCTCAGGGAACGATTCTCATGATGGGAGTGAGTGAATACAAGGTCAATATCAATACACGAGATGCCTTAGAAAAAGGCTTGCTCTTGGTTGGTTCATCTCGCTCAGGACGCGTCGATTTTGAGAAGGCCATCCAGATGATGGAAGTCAAGAAGTTTGCGAATCGTTTGAAAAATATTCTTTATATTGAAGAACCAGTGAGAGAAATCAAGGACATTCACCGTGTCTTTGCTACAGACCTAAATACTGCTTTTAAAACAGTATTTAAGTGGGAAGTGTAG
- a CDS encoding PTS sugar transporter subunit IIA, giving the protein MGLDHFFDKNLVFCLEADNQEQLFDQVATLLEEREIVTPTYREALITRERSFPTGLDMEFLGKDLPNVAIPHTDIVHNLAEKVVVVRLEKPVTFHNMIAPDKEVEVSLLFFIINNSSSSQTNILAQLMDFFTGNSHLEDLSKISKPEKLYAYIAEATA; this is encoded by the coding sequence ATGGGATTAGATCATTTCTTTGACAAAAACCTGGTGTTTTGCTTAGAAGCGGATAATCAAGAACAACTCTTTGATCAGGTAGCAACCCTGTTGGAAGAACGAGAAATAGTGACTCCAACTTATCGTGAAGCCTTGATCACGCGTGAAAGGTCATTTCCAACTGGCTTAGATATGGAATTTCTGGGAAAGGACTTGCCAAATGTAGCGATTCCTCATACAGATATTGTTCACAATCTAGCTGAGAAAGTGGTGGTTGTTCGATTAGAAAAACCAGTAACTTTTCACAATATGATTGCTCCTGATAAGGAAGTGGAAGTATCTCTACTCTTCTTTATCATTAACAATTCAAGTTCGAGTCAAACCAACATTCTTGCTCAGTTGATGGACTTTTTCACAGGGAATAGCCATCTGGAAGATTTATCAAAAATTTCTAAACCAGAAAAACTTTATGCTTATATAGCTGAAGCGACAGCTTAA
- a CDS encoding PTS galactitol transporter subunit IIC: MDVIIELANKIFKPVLEMGGPIIMLIILTVLALLFGVKFSKALEGGIKLAIALTGIGAIIGMLNGAFSASLAKFVENTGIQLNITDVGWAPLATITWGSAWTLYFLLVMLIVNVVMLAMKKTDTLDVDIFDIWHLSITGLLIKWYADNNGVSQGVSLFIATAAVVLVGVLKIINSDLMKPTFDDLLNAPSSSPMTSTHMNYMMNPVIMVLDKIFDKVLPGLDKYDFDAAKLNKKIGFWGSKFFIGFILGIVIGLMGTPHPVAGVEGADKWELVIKGWLSLGLTAGVCLELFSLIGSWFIAAVEPLSQGITNVATKRLQGRKFNIGLDWPFIAGRAEIWACANVLAPIMLVEAVLLSNVGNGILPLAGIIAMGVTPALLVVTRGKLLRMIIFGTLLLPLFLLSGTLIAPFATELAKGVGAFPEGVSQTQLITHSTLEGPIEKLFGWAIGNATTGDIKAILGAAAFLVFYVGIFAWYRKQMIKRNEEYAANAK, from the coding sequence ATGGATGTCATTATCGAACTAGCCAATAAGATTTTCAAGCCAGTCTTGGAAATGGGTGGTCCTATCATCATGCTGATCATCTTGACAGTATTGGCCTTACTATTTGGAGTGAAATTCTCCAAAGCGCTTGAAGGTGGTATCAAACTTGCCATCGCCCTTACTGGTATCGGTGCTATCATCGGTATGCTCAACGGAGCTTTCTCAGCATCTCTTGCGAAATTCGTTGAAAATACTGGTATTCAATTGAACATCACTGACGTTGGTTGGGCACCACTTGCAACCATCACTTGGGGATCTGCTTGGACACTTTACTTCTTGCTTGTAATGTTGATTGTCAACGTTGTGATGCTTGCAATGAAGAAAACGGACACACTTGACGTCGATATCTTTGACATCTGGCACTTGTCAATCACTGGTCTTTTGATCAAATGGTATGCAGACAACAATGGTGTTAGCCAAGGAGTTTCACTTTTCATTGCAACTGCAGCAGTTGTCCTAGTAGGTGTTTTGAAAATCATCAACTCTGACTTGATGAAACCAACATTCGACGACCTTCTTAACGCACCAAGTTCATCACCAATGACTTCAACTCACATGAACTACATGATGAACCCAGTTATCATGGTTTTGGATAAGATCTTCGATAAAGTATTGCCAGGTCTTGATAAATATGACTTTGACGCTGCAAAATTGAACAAGAAAATCGGTTTCTGGGGATCTAAATTCTTTATCGGTTTCATTCTTGGTATCGTTATTGGTTTGATGGGAACTCCACACCCAGTTGCTGGTGTAGAAGGAGCCGATAAATGGGAACTTGTTATTAAAGGTTGGTTGAGCCTTGGTTTGACTGCCGGTGTCTGCTTGGAGCTCTTCTCACTTATCGGATCTTGGTTTATCGCAGCCGTAGAACCACTTTCACAAGGTATTACAAACGTTGCTACTAAACGTCTTCAAGGACGTAAATTCAACATCGGTCTTGACTGGCCTTTCATCGCTGGTCGTGCTGAAATCTGGGCTTGTGCCAACGTACTTGCTCCAATCATGCTAGTAGAAGCAGTGCTTCTTTCAAACGTCGGAAATGGTATCTTGCCACTTGCAGGTATCATCGCTATGGGTGTGACTCCAGCTCTCTTGGTTGTTACACGTGGTAAATTGCTCCGTATGATCATCTTCGGAACACTCTTGTTGCCACTCTTCCTTCTTTCAGGTACTCTTATCGCTCCATTTGCAACTGAACTTGCTAAGGGTGTAGGTGCCTTCCCAGAAGGTGTGAGCCAAACTCAATTGATCACTCACTCAACTCTTGAAGGACCAATCGAAAAACTATTTGGTTGGGCAATCGGTAATGCTACAACAGGTGATATCAAAGCAATCCTTGGTGCAGCAGCCTTCCTTGTATTCTATGTAGGTATCTTTGCTTGGTATAGAAAACAAATGATCAAACGTAACGAAGAATACGCAGCAAATGCTAAATAA
- the tatC gene encoding twin-arginine translocase subunit TatC: protein MDTKELTIVEHLIEFRKRFIAVIACFSIVFCGALLFADQLYYYLTRSFNQKLIVLGPNDILWIYLRLASLMSFTITLPFTVYQIWSFIKPGLKTEEARAIFVYIPASFISFILGLAFGFYFVTPALLQVLLGLGEGLFETQLTAQNYLAFVFQTTLPLGFIFELPVIIAFLTSIGLIGPGFLVAYRRYAYFILLVLAVILTPADFISDLAMTVPLISLYELSIAISKSIVKKKMKGEKNGNLT, encoded by the coding sequence ATGGATACAAAAGAATTGACAATAGTTGAACATCTGATAGAATTTAGAAAGAGGTTCATTGCTGTTATAGCCTGCTTTTCTATAGTCTTTTGTGGAGCTTTATTGTTTGCTGATCAGCTTTATTACTATCTGACTCGGTCCTTTAATCAAAAGTTGATTGTATTAGGTCCAAATGATATTCTGTGGATTTATTTGCGCTTAGCGAGCCTAATGTCCTTTACTATTACTCTACCTTTTACAGTTTATCAGATTTGGAGTTTTATCAAACCAGGATTGAAAACAGAAGAAGCAAGAGCAATCTTTGTCTATATTCCAGCTAGTTTTATTAGCTTCATACTTGGTCTGGCATTTGGATTCTACTTTGTGACACCAGCCTTACTTCAAGTTCTTTTAGGACTTGGGGAAGGATTATTTGAAACTCAATTAACAGCGCAGAACTACTTAGCCTTTGTTTTTCAAACAACCCTACCCTTGGGTTTCATCTTTGAATTGCCTGTCATCATCGCTTTTTTAACGTCGATTGGCTTGATTGGACCAGGTTTCTTAGTTGCTTATCGTCGTTACGCTTATTTTATTTTACTGGTGCTAGCTGTTATTTTGACACCAGCTGATTTTATCAGCGATCTAGCTATGACTGTTCCTTTAATCTCGCTCTATGAGCTTAGTATTGCAATTAGCAAGAGTATTGTAAAGAAAAAAATGAAAGGAGAAAAGAATGGGAATCTTACGTGA
- a CDS encoding phosphotransferase family protein, with product MEKLIKEKISSLLSDEEEVLSVEQLGGMTNQNYLVKTTSKPYIIKFFGKGTEKLINRQDEKYNLELLKDLNLDVKNYLFDIESGIKVNEYIDSATTLDSTSIKTKFEKIAPILQTIHGSGKELRREFAPFEEIKKYEILIEGNIPYTNYETVRKNVFSLEKRLADLGVDRKSCHIDLVPENFIESPQGRMYLIDWEYSSMNDPMWDLAALFLESEFTNQEEEDFLTYYESDKTPVSREKIRIYKILQDTIWSLWTVYKEAQGADFGDYGVNRYQRAVEGLTYYGG from the coding sequence GTGGAGAAACTCATCAAAGAAAAAATTTCTTCTTTGCTATCTGATGAAGAGGAAGTCCTTAGTGTTGAACAACTGGGTGGCATGACCAACCAAAACTACTTGGTTAAAACAACCTCCAAACCTTATATCATTAAATTTTTCGGAAAAGGGACTGAAAAGCTCATCAATCGTCAAGATGAAAAATATAATCTTGAATTGTTGAAAGATTTGAATCTTGATGTCAAGAATTATCTTTTTGATATTGAGTCAGGAATCAAGGTAAATGAGTACATTGATTCTGCCACAACGCTTGATTCCACTTCAATCAAGACCAAATTTGAAAAGATTGCCCCGATTCTACAAACCATTCATGGATCTGGTAAAGAACTAAGAAGGGAATTTGCTCCGTTTGAAGAAATCAAAAAATACGAAATCCTGATTGAGGGAAATATCCCCTACACCAATTATGAAACTGTAAGAAAAAATGTATTTTCACTAGAGAAAAGGTTGGCTGATTTGGGTGTCGACAGAAAGTCTTGTCATATCGACTTGGTACCAGAAAACTTTATCGAGTCACCCCAAGGACGTATGTATTTGATCGACTGGGAATACTCTTCTATGAATGACCCGATGTGGGATTTGGCAGCTCTCTTTTTGGAGTCTGAATTTACAAATCAGGAAGAAGAAGATTTTCTAACCTACTATGAGAGTGACAAAACTCCAGTATCACGTGAGAAGATTCGTATCTATAAAATCTTGCAAGATACTATCTGGAGTTTGTGGACAGTGTACAAAGAAGCTCAAGGGGCTGATTTTGGAGATTACGGTGTCAATCGTTACCAAAGAGCTGTCGAAGGTTTGACTTATTATGGAGGTTAG
- the lacA gene encoding galactose-6-phosphate isomerase subunit LacA, producing the protein MSIVIGADAAGLRLKEVVKDFLEKENFHVVDVTAEGQDFVDVTLAVVAEVNKEEQNLGIVIDTYGAGPFMVATKIKGMVAAEVSDERSAYMTRGHNNSRMITMGAQLVGDELAKNIAKGFVNGKYDGGRHQIRVDMLNKMC; encoded by the coding sequence ATGTCTATTGTTATCGGTGCAGATGCTGCAGGTTTGAGATTGAAAGAAGTTGTGAAAGACTTCTTGGAAAAAGAAAACTTCCACGTTGTGGATGTTACAGCTGAAGGTCAAGACTTTGTTGATGTGACTCTTGCTGTTGTTGCAGAAGTAAACAAAGAAGAACAAAATCTTGGTATCGTGATTGATACTTATGGGGCTGGTCCATTTATGGTTGCAACTAAGATCAAAGGAATGGTTGCCGCAGAAGTTTCAGATGAACGCTCAGCTTATATGACTCGTGGCCACAATAACTCACGTATGATCACTATGGGTGCACAACTTGTTGGTGATGAATTGGCTAAAAATATTGCTAAAGGATTTGTTAACGGTAAATACGACGGTGGCCGTCACCAAATTCGTGTTGATATGTTGAACAAAATGTGCTAA
- a CDS encoding FTR1 family iron permease, whose protein sequence is MVRNYWKTNICFLALSFLLLASSPVGAKKSLSSYFVKITDASQAVKNGNQAEAKALVREMATDFEKVEHADSDAGKAVKEKLALSGEISEENLTQISSALLAFEKEQNPIDLNSEKEKLVSRLRPRFETLDKAISSKDIEQVREAYKKMNSTWTINESVVRDNSTAHYGQVETAISFLRSSIETEPTDYDAIQSSFNDLKTAIDNFVTGKEVATSSSNLNLKDGISLLKKALEEFKAGNPTAGTAAMKEFITIWPTVEGSVSTTNPSLYTRVESESPVIMVKGSEKEYQEKLEKLIADLSQIDTTASYNAFDAMLILLREGVEALLIVMALVTTLKAAKMRKGLKWVYGGALTGIVASLVIAFILQIAFPAVTSGANREIIEGAVGIFAVVMMIVIGIWLHSKSSVKKWNDFMDSQMKTVTKTGSFISMFALSFLAVFREGAETILFYVGILPKISRFEFILGISLALLVLLIIAFLMNKASQLFLPHKVFFILTWMIYALAFKMLGVSVHALQLTNMAPNHLLSSFPTIDLLGIYPSWEGLGSQLVFLIIVLVVTLRQGEK, encoded by the coding sequence TTGGTCAGAAATTATTGGAAGACTAACATTTGTTTCTTGGCTTTGTCTTTTCTCTTGTTAGCTAGTTCTCCTGTCGGTGCGAAGAAAAGTCTGAGTTCTTATTTTGTAAAGATTACCGATGCCTCTCAGGCTGTAAAAAATGGAAATCAGGCAGAAGCCAAGGCCCTAGTTAGAGAAATGGCGACGGATTTTGAAAAAGTAGAACATGCTGATTCAGATGCTGGAAAGGCTGTCAAGGAGAAACTTGCACTGTCAGGGGAGATTAGTGAAGAAAATCTGACACAAATCTCTTCTGCCCTTCTAGCTTTTGAAAAAGAACAAAATCCAATAGATCTGAATTCGGAGAAGGAAAAACTTGTCAGTCGCTTAAGACCACGTTTTGAGACTTTGGATAAGGCAATTTCTTCAAAAGATATAGAGCAAGTCCGAGAAGCTTATAAAAAGATGAATTCAACCTGGACGATCAATGAGAGTGTTGTCCGTGACAACAGTACAGCTCATTATGGTCAAGTAGAAACAGCTATTTCTTTCTTACGGAGTAGCATTGAAACAGAGCCGACAGATTATGATGCTATCCAGTCTTCTTTTAACGACTTAAAAACTGCCATTGATAACTTCGTGACTGGCAAAGAAGTAGCGACAAGTTCCTCCAATCTAAATCTCAAAGATGGCATTTCCCTTCTCAAAAAAGCCTTGGAAGAATTTAAAGCTGGTAACCCGACGGCAGGGACAGCTGCCATGAAAGAGTTTATTACTATATGGCCAACTGTTGAAGGTTCTGTTAGCACGACCAATCCTTCCCTCTACACCCGAGTCGAAAGCGAAAGTCCTGTAATCATGGTCAAGGGAAGTGAGAAGGAATATCAAGAAAAATTAGAAAAACTGATTGCGGATTTATCTCAAATTGATACGACTGCAAGCTACAATGCTTTTGATGCCATGCTCATTCTCTTACGTGAAGGAGTAGAGGCCCTCTTAATCGTCATGGCCTTGGTCACAACATTAAAAGCAGCCAAGATGCGTAAAGGACTCAAGTGGGTATACGGTGGGGCCCTAACAGGTATCGTTGCGAGTCTAGTGATTGCATTTATACTACAAATTGCCTTTCCTGCAGTAACATCAGGGGCCAATCGTGAAATTATCGAAGGTGCTGTTGGCATTTTCGCAGTAGTGATGATGATTGTGATTGGTATCTGGCTTCACAGTAAATCCTCGGTCAAAAAATGGAATGACTTTATGGATTCGCAGATGAAAACTGTGACCAAGACAGGTTCATTCATTTCCATGTTTGCACTTAGTTTTCTAGCTGTTTTCCGTGAAGGAGCAGAGACCATTCTATTTTACGTAGGGATTTTACCGAAAATATCTCGTTTTGAGTTTATCCTAGGTATTTCTCTAGCTTTGTTAGTCTTGCTGATTATTGCATTTCTGATGAACAAGGCGAGTCAATTATTCCTACCTCATAAGGTCTTCTTTATCTTAACTTGGATGATTTATGCTCTTGCCTTCAAGATGCTTGGAGTTAGTGTGCATGCTCTGCAGCTGACAAATATGGCACCAAATCACCTGCTATCAAGTTTCCCAACTATCGACCTATTGGGCATCTATCCAAGTTGGGAAGGTTTAGGAAGTCAGCTAGTCTTCTTGATAATTGTTTTGGTTGTCACATTGAGACAGGGTGAAAAGTAG